A genomic stretch from Candidatus Binataceae bacterium includes:
- a CDS encoding universal stress protein: MSVGAVWRRILVPIQFSRRLPGAELELARSIARTNHAKIVLLHVVPLSSAVSADASLAAQYFMEAEKDAQLKLRKIAQSKLKSFDVEIVVEVGNPATRIVTQAAKLHADLLIIATHGRTGIKRYLLGSVAEHLVARCPCPLLTIRPRNEH; encoded by the coding sequence GTGAGCGTGGGTGCCGTGTGGCGCAGAATCCTGGTGCCGATTCAGTTTTCTCGACGCCTGCCGGGCGCCGAACTTGAGCTCGCACGCTCGATTGCGCGCACCAACCACGCAAAGATTGTGTTGCTGCACGTCGTGCCCCTGTCTTCTGCGGTCTCGGCGGATGCGAGCCTTGCCGCGCAGTACTTCATGGAGGCAGAGAAAGATGCCCAGCTGAAGCTGCGCAAAATCGCACAGAGCAAGCTTAAAAGTTTCGACGTCGAGATCGTCGTCGAGGTCGGTAATCCGGCGACCAGGATCGTGACGCAGGCGGCCAAGCTGCACGCTGACCTGCTGATAATCGCGACCCACGGGCGCACCGGGATCAAACGCTACTTGCTGGGCAGCGTCGCAGAGCACCTAGTTGCGCGTTGTCCCTGCCCTCTGCTCACCATTCGCCCGAGAAACGAGCACTAA